Genomic segment of Hymenobacter aquaticus:
TGCACGGTACCATCATGGTATTCTTCGTGCTGACGGCTGGTTTGTCGGGTACGTTCTCCAACTTCCTGATTCCATTGCAGGTAGGTGCCCGCGACATGGCTTCGGGCTTTATGAACATGCTCTCGTACTGGTTCTTCTTCCTGTCGAGCATTATCATGTTCACTTCGCTCTTCATCGAGACGGGCCCCGCCGCTGCCGGCTGGACAATCTACCCGCCGCTGAGCGCCCTGCCCCAGGCTATTCCTGGTTCGGGTTTGGGCATGACGCTGTGGCTGGTGTCGATGGCGCTGTTCATCGTGTCGCAGCTGCTGGGTGGTGTTAACTACATTACTACGGTCATTAACCTGCGTACCCGCGGCATGTCGATGTCGAAGCTGCCCCTGACCATCTGGGCTTTCTTCCTCACCGCTATCCTGGGTCTGCTCTCGTTCCCGGTTCTGTTCTCGGCCGCGCTGCTGCTGATCTTCGACCGTTCGTTTGGTACCTCGTTCTTCCTGTCGGACATCTACATTGCCGGACAGGCGCTGAACCACCAGGGTGGTAGCCCCATCCTGTTCCAGCACTTGTTCTGGTTCCTGGGTCACCCCGAAGTATACATCGTTATCATGCCCGCCATGGGTATGGTGTCGGAAATCCTGGCTACCAACGCCCGTAAGCCGATTTTCGGCTACCGTGCCATGATTGGCTCACTGCTGGGCATTTCGCTCTTGTCGTTCGTGGTGTGGGCTCACCACATGTTCGTAACCGGCATGAATCCCTTCCTGGGTTCGGTGTTCATGTTCCTGACGCTGATCATCGCCGTACCATCGGCCGTGAAGACCTTCAACTGGCTGGCGACGCTGTGGCGCGGTAACATCCGCTTCACCACCGCCATGCTGTTCTCGATTGGCTTCGTGTCGCTGTTCATCTCGGGTGGTCTGACCGGTATTATTCTCGGTAACGCCGCCATCGACATTCAGATGCACAACACGTACTTCGTGGTAGCTCACTTCCACTTAGTAATGGGTTCGTCGGCCTTCTTTGGTCTGTTTGCCGGGGTGTACCACTGGTTCCCCAAGATGTTCGGCCGTATGCTCGACGAGAAGCTGGGCTACATCCACTTCTGGCTGACGTTCATCGGGGTTTACCTGGTGTTCATGCCGATGCACTACGTGGGTATCGCCGGTTTCCCCCGCCGTTACTACGCCTGGACTGGCTTCGACTCGTTCAGCCAGTTTGCTGACCTGAACAAGTTCATTTCGGCTGCGGCTATCCTGGCCTTCTTCGGTCAGTTTATCTTCATCTTCAACTTCTTCTACAGCATCTTCCGCGGCCGTCGCGCTACCGAGAACCCCTGGAACTCGACCACGCTGGAGTGGACGACGCCGGTGGTGCCTGGGCACGGCAACTGGCCCGGCGAAATTCCCGCCGTGTACCGTTGGCCCTACGACTACAGCAAGCCCGGTGCTGCTGAAGACTTCATCCCGCAGAACGTACCTTATTCGCAGACCCAGTCTTCGAATCTGCCCTACGAGCGGGACATGGAAGAATAGTCTTGCAAATGCCATGTAAAACGGGCCGCTGTATCCACGGCGGCCCGTTTTTTATTACCCAAGAACGGGGAAATCCGGCACCGGCATTACCGGCGGGATTTCCCCGTTCGGCTGTCTAATCAAACCGACTTTTGGATTGTTTACTGAGCAGCCTAAGCCCCTTTCAAAAAGTATGACAGTACCCGCGTTTGTACGCCGCTTCCGCCTGATCGGCATCGTGACCGTAGTGGCGGTATATGTTCTGATTCTGGTCGGTGGCATCGTGCGCAGCACGGGCTCCGGCATGGGTTGCCCCGACTGGCCCAAATGCTTCGGTACTTGGATACCGCCCACGCAGGCTAGCCAGCTGCCCGCCAATTACAAGGAAATCTACACGGCCCAGCGCGTGGCCAAAAACCAGAAGCTGGCGAAGACCCTGCAACGGCTGGGTTTCCGGCAGGTAGCCAGTGAGATTTTCGCCCACCCGACCCAGTACATCGAAACCGACTTCAACGTCACCAAAACCTGGATTGAATACGTCAACCGGCTGGTGGGCGCCTTGATTGGCGTGTTCGTGTTCCTGACCGTCGTGTTTGCCCTGCCGTACTGGCGTCGCGACCGGCCAGTGTTCTGGCTGGCTTTCTGGTCGTTTCTGCTGACCGGCGTGCAGGGCTACCTGGGCTCTTTGGTCGTATCGACCAACCTGCTGCCCGTGATGGTGACCATTCACATGGGCCTGGCTCTGGTAATTGTGGCCATGCTGATCTACGCGGTGATTCGCTCCCAGCGCGAGACGACCAATCCGGAGACTGTGCCCGCAACGCCTAGCCTGGCACCGTGGCTGTGGCTGATTACACTGCTGACCTTCGTGCAGATTGTATTAGGCACGCAGGTGCGGGAGGAGGTCGACATGGTAGCATTTGCGGCCAACTACCTCAACCGCGCGGACTGGATTGACCATTTGGGTAGCATCTTCAAGCTTCACCGTTCCTTTTCGGCTTTACTGCTGCTGCTCAACGCGTACGTGGCCTTCCGGCTGTACCGGCTGCCGTCGGGACAACTGCAGCGCATGGCCTTGGTAAACATTGGGCTGATTGGGCTGGAAATCCTGGCGGGCATCACGCTGGCCTATTTTGCCTTGCCGGCGCTGGTGCAGCCAATTCACCTGACGCTGGCTACGGTGCTGTTCGGAACCCAGTTTCTGACCATCGTTTTGTATGGTCGGGCAACGAAATTCAAGCGGCAGGCCGCTTATCCGGGCGTTGTTGCGTAACTTTGCGGCCCCGTTTGAGGCTGATCTGGCGGGAGTTTTGATTGCGTAGAATGACGAAAGCCAAGGCCTATTTCCAGTTAATCAAATTCCGACTGGCATTGACGGTGGCCTTTTCCAGCGCCATCGGCTATTTGCTGGGCGCCCAGGAATTTGATTGGAGCCGGGCATTACTGGTGCTGTTGGGCGGTCTGGCCGTCACAGGCTCGGCCAATACCATCAACCAGATCCACGAAATCGAGCTGGACAAGCTCATGAAGCGCACGGCCAAGCGGCCGTTGCCCACGGGCGCGCTGAGTGCGGCTGAAGCCTGGGTGTTTGCCATCATCATGGGCGTCGCCGGGCTGTTCATTCTCGGGTACTTTTTCAATACGCTGGCGGCGGCGCTGTCCCTGCTGTCCCTGATTCTGTACGGGTTTGTATATACCCCGCTCAAGACCATTTCCCCCATTTGCGTGGCCGTAGGGGCTATTCCGGGGGGCATGCCTCCCTTGCTGGGCTGGGTAGCCGCCACGGGCGTATTGGGCACCGAGGCCTGGGTGCTGTTTGGTATTCAATTCATGTGGCAGTTTCCGCACTTTTGGGCCATTGCCTGGGTTTTGGATGAGGACTACAAGAAGGCCGGCTTCAAGATGCTGCCCACGCCGGGCGGCAAGGATTTGCGGACGGCTTTCCAGATCATGACCTACACGCTGCTGCTGATTCCGCTGAGTCTGCTGCCGCTGCAGCTGGGCATGGCCGGCAAAACCTCGGCGCTGATTGCCGTGGTCTGCGGGGTGCTGTTTTTGATGCAGACCTTTTACCTGATGCGCACCTGCTCCAAGAAGGCGGCCATGCGCATCATGTTCGGGTCGTTTCTGTACCTGCCAATCGTGCAGATTGCGCTGGTTTTTGACAAAATTTAACGTTTCAGGATGGCAACTTCCGAAATATTGCAAGACAAAGAAGCCGGCACGGGGATGCACCCCAAACGGCTCTTACTGCTGCTGATGATGATCAGCATCACCATGATTTTTGCCGCCTACACCAGCGCCTACATCGTGCGGCGGGAGGAAGGCAACTGGCTGGAATTTGACCTGCCCGGTGGCCTGCTCTATACCAGTGTTATTATTACCCTGAGCAGCCTTACCATGCAGTGGGCGTGGTTTTCGGCCCGCAAAGACGAAGTGCGGCGCGCGCAAATCGGTATTGCTCTGACGCTTATCCTGGGCATCGTATTTCTGGTGGGCCAGTGGAACGTCTGGGGCGACCTGGTAGCCAACAAAATTCACTTTGGCGGCGTTGATGCTAATCCGTCGGGCTCCTTTCTGTACGTATTGACCGGCGTGCACGCTTTTCACCTGATTACGGGCCTCATCTTTTTGGTCGTCGTCTTGCGTAGAAGCCTGAACTATCAGGTGCATTCCCGCCAGATGCTCTCCATTGGCAATGCGACAATCTACTGGCACTTCCTCGGCGCGCTTTGGTTGTACCTGTATTTGTTCCTACTTTTGAACCACTGATTTCGTTTTTACTTCGCTCGTTATGTCCACCACCTCCACGACGCAGACGCTTCACAACAACGCCTCCATCGAGCGGCCCCGCTCCGGGACCTGGGATGGCGGCAACGAACCCTTTAAGGCTAGCTATGGCAAGCTGATGATGTGGT
This window contains:
- a CDS encoding cytochrome c oxidase subunit 3, which encodes MATSEILQDKEAGTGMHPKRLLLLLMMISITMIFAAYTSAYIVRREEGNWLEFDLPGGLLYTSVIITLSSLTMQWAWFSARKDEVRRAQIGIALTLILGIVFLVGQWNVWGDLVANKIHFGGVDANPSGSFLYVLTGVHAFHLITGLIFLVVVLRRSLNYQVHSRQMLSIGNATIYWHFLGALWLYLYLFLLLNH
- the cyoE gene encoding heme o synthase: MTKAKAYFQLIKFRLALTVAFSSAIGYLLGAQEFDWSRALLVLLGGLAVTGSANTINQIHEIELDKLMKRTAKRPLPTGALSAAEAWVFAIIMGVAGLFILGYFFNTLAAALSLLSLILYGFVYTPLKTISPICVAVGAIPGGMPPLLGWVAATGVLGTEAWVLFGIQFMWQFPHFWAIAWVLDEDYKKAGFKMLPTPGGKDLRTAFQIMTYTLLLIPLSLLPLQLGMAGKTSALIAVVCGVLFLMQTFYLMRTCSKKAAMRIMFGSFLYLPIVQIALVFDKI
- a CDS encoding cytochrome c oxidase subunit I, whose amino-acid sequence is MAANLPTQSQVQGGIGVTEPHTEHDEHLHHDEHHDQHWLFKYVFSQDHKVIAKQFLITGIFWAIIGGTLSSLFRLQLGWPESTFEWLSPFLGKWIEAGKLNPEFYLALVTMHGTIMVFFVLTAGLSGTFSNFLIPLQVGARDMASGFMNMLSYWFFFLSSIIMFTSLFIETGPAAAGWTIYPPLSALPQAIPGSGLGMTLWLVSMALFIVSQLLGGVNYITTVINLRTRGMSMSKLPLTIWAFFLTAILGLLSFPVLFSAALLLIFDRSFGTSFFLSDIYIAGQALNHQGGSPILFQHLFWFLGHPEVYIVIMPAMGMVSEILATNARKPIFGYRAMIGSLLGISLLSFVVWAHHMFVTGMNPFLGSVFMFLTLIIAVPSAVKTFNWLATLWRGNIRFTTAMLFSIGFVSLFISGGLTGIILGNAAIDIQMHNTYFVVAHFHLVMGSSAFFGLFAGVYHWFPKMFGRMLDEKLGYIHFWLTFIGVYLVFMPMHYVGIAGFPRRYYAWTGFDSFSQFADLNKFISAAAILAFFGQFIFIFNFFYSIFRGRRATENPWNSTTLEWTTPVVPGHGNWPGEIPAVYRWPYDYSKPGAAEDFIPQNVPYSQTQSSNLPYERDMEE
- a CDS encoding COX15/CtaA family protein, with amino-acid sequence MTVPAFVRRFRLIGIVTVVAVYVLILVGGIVRSTGSGMGCPDWPKCFGTWIPPTQASQLPANYKEIYTAQRVAKNQKLAKTLQRLGFRQVASEIFAHPTQYIETDFNVTKTWIEYVNRLVGALIGVFVFLTVVFALPYWRRDRPVFWLAFWSFLLTGVQGYLGSLVVSTNLLPVMVTIHMGLALVIVAMLIYAVIRSQRETTNPETVPATPSLAPWLWLITLLTFVQIVLGTQVREEVDMVAFAANYLNRADWIDHLGSIFKLHRSFSALLLLLNAYVAFRLYRLPSGQLQRMALVNIGLIGLEILAGITLAYFALPALVQPIHLTLATVLFGTQFLTIVLYGRATKFKRQAAYPGVVA